The DNA segment CCTCGGAGCGCGACTGCAGCAGCCGTTCGGCCTGCAGCCACTCCGACTGGCGCGCGGCGTTGCCGTGATCCTCGGAGAGCACCGCCTCGGTCTGGATCCCGTTCTGGTCGTAGCGCGCGAAGACGACGTAGCTCGCCTTCACCAGCGTGCGCAGCTCGCCGACGAAGGCCCGGGTCCGGTCGGCTTCGGGGACGGCGGTGATGACGGCCGCGGCGGGCGAGGTTCGTCGGTTGCGCACGATCTTATTCCTATCCCGTCCGAGGCCGGTCCTCACAGGCCTTCCGTGGTCCCTAGGCGTAGAACCCCCAAAACTGGGGAGTCTATCGGACTCCCTCAGCGGCGACATAGTGGATGGGCCGGACGGGATAGTCCGAATGCCCTCCCCCGATAGGCCGAGAGGAAGAAGCACCAATGCTTTCCACGATCCCCGCTCCCGCCCCGTCCGCCACCAAGCCCGTCCGCGTTCTCGTGGTCGAAGGGCAGGCGTTGTTCGGAAAGGCACTTTGCCAGGTGCTCGCGAGCGATGCCGAGATCGAGGTCGTCGGGGATGCCGACTCGATCGCGAACTCGCCGCTGCGCCGGCTCCGCCCGGACCTCATCGTCCTGGACCTCGACGGCCACAACCAAGAGTTCGCCGAGGCGATGCGGACCTGCCGCGAATTGGCGCCCCAGGCGAAGGTCTGCGTCCTCTCGACGCACGTCCAGCCCGAGGTGATGCAGCGCTGCCTGAGCGCCGGCGCCGACGGCTACGTGGTGAAGGACATCCTCCCGGTCGAGCTGATCCGCGCGGTGAAGAGCGTCGCCGGCGGCCACGCCTACGTCGACCCGCGCGTCGCCGGCGGCGTGCTGAAGCGCCGCTCGAACGGCTTCGGCCGGACCGCGCAGAACGAGCTGTCGGTCCGCGAGACCGAGATCA comes from the Candidatus Eremiobacterota bacterium genome and includes:
- a CDS encoding response regulator transcription factor, with product MLSTIPAPAPSATKPVRVLVVEGQALFGKALCQVLASDAEIEVVGDADSIANSPLRRLRPDLIVLDLDGHNQEFAEAMRTCRELAPQAKVCVLSTHVQPEVMQRCLSAGADGYVVKDILPVELIRAVKSVAGGHAYVDPRVAGGVLKRRSNGFGRTAQNELSVRETEIIRLIARGMSNKEISAKLHLSEKTVKNHISRIFAKLNITARTQAAVHAIKTGLA